One Rosa chinensis cultivar Old Blush chromosome 5, RchiOBHm-V2, whole genome shotgun sequence genomic region harbors:
- the LOC112163975 gene encoding probable xyloglucan galactosyltransferase GT11, whose protein sequence is MGRPLVTTGICRQSWFVVLAGSLLWFLLIGAYYSQFMVSKGVMITFFNHNIFDNNVATVASNSVDPLLDKKPNVERKVVFKDESGAVRTKDVNDSEEHGNLTKETDREAHDNSRGNKETQFDVKGVTKIPIKEEEIHADIKSDFKSESESDLCLGKYIYVHEIPSKFNQDLIQHCGSLSNWTNMCELSSNLGLGPHFPNNERVYSKTGWFATNQFLLEVIFHNRLKQYNCLTNDSSQASAIFVPYYAGLDVSRYLWGSSFRMRDSGSLELVKWLREKPEWKRMWGRDHFMVAGRITWDFRRFTDEDSNWGNKLMLLPESKNMTILTIESSPWNSNDFAIPYPTYFHPSMDTEVFHWQNRMRRQRRRILFSFAGGPRPNLQDSIRNDIIDQCKAARRKCKLLECSTGPDKCHKPVFVMKMFQGSVFCLQPPGDSLTRRSIFDSILAGCIPVFFHPGSAYVQYVWHLPKEHTKYSVLISQFDVKNKTVSIERVLSGISSQEIMKMREEVIRLIPRVVYADPSNKLKTHDDAFDISVKGVLERVDTIGKDMREGKNTSFDFAEKVSWKYNLFGIVGEHEWDPFFEGQDLKG, encoded by the coding sequence ATGGGAAGGCCTTTAGTGACAACCGGAATATGCCGCCAATCATGGTTCGTCGTTTTAGCCGGTTCTCTTTTATGGTTTTTATTGATTGGTGCATACTATTCCCAGTTTATGGTCAGCAAGGGTGTCATGATCACCTTTTTCAATCACAACATCTTCGACAACAATGTCGCTACTGTTGCTTCAAATTCTGTTGATCCTTTGCTAGATAAAAAACCCAATGTTGAAAGGAAAGTTGTTTTCAAGGACGAAAGTGGGGCTGTGAGAACTAAAGATGTTAATGATTCTGAAGAGCATGGAAATTTGACGAAAGAAACAGATCGAGAAGCACATGATAATTCTAGAGGGAATAAAGAAACTCAATTTGATGTGAAAGGGGTTACCAAAATACCCATCAAGGAGGAAGAGATTCATGCTGATATCAAATCAGATTTCAAATCTGAATCTGAATCTGATCTGTGCCTAGGTAAGTACATCTATGTCCATGAAATCCCTAGCAAGTTTAATCAGGATTTGATCCAGCATTGTGGTTCACTTAGCAATTGGACTAATATGTGTGAGTTGTCATCAAACTTGGGTCTTGGCCCTCATTTTCCAAATAATGAGAGAGTCTACTCCAAAACTGGTTGGTTTGCTACAAATCAGTTCTTGTTAGAGGTCATATTCCACAATAGATTGAAGCAGTACAACTGTTTGACAAATGACTCCTCTCAAGCTTCAGCAATATTTGTACCTTACTATGCTGGCCTAGACGTGTCGCGGTACCTTTGGGGTTCCAGCTTTAGAATGAGAGATTCTGGCTCACTTGAACTTGTGAAGTGGCTGAGAGAAAAACCAGAATGGAAGAGAATGTGGGGTAGAGATCATTTTATGGTGGCAGGAAGAATCACTTGGGATTTTCGGAGATTTACCGATGAGGATTCAAATTGGGGGAACAAGCTTATGCTTTTGCCTGAGTCGAAGAATATGACCATTTTGACAATTGAATCGAGCCCTTGGAATAGTAATGACTTTGCAATACCATATCCAACATACTTCCACCCTTCAATGGACACTGAAGTGTTTCACTGGCAGAACCGAATGAGAAGACAGCGAAGGAGGATCTTGTTCTCATTTGCAGGCGGCCCGAGGCCTAATCTTCAGGACTCAATCCGAAACGACATCATCGACCAGTGTAAAGCTGCAAGAAGAAAATGCAAGTTGCTAGAATGCTCTACAGGGCCAGACAAGTGTCACAAGCCGGTTTTCGTGATGAAAATGTTTCAAGGTTCTGTGTTCTGCTTGCAGCCTCCTGGTGATTCTTTGACCAGAAGATCAATCTTTGATTCTATTCTAGCTGGGTGCATACCGGTTTTCTTTCATCCTGGTTCGGCCTATGTCCAATATGTGTGGCACTTACCAAAGGAGCACACCAAATACTCTGTGCTTATCTCACAGTTTGACGTAAAAAACAAGACGGTCAGCATTGAGAGGGTCTTGAGTGGAATTTCAAGCCAGGAAATCATGAAAATGAGGGAAGAGGTTATAAGATTGATACCGAGAGTTGTGTATGCTGACCCAAGTAACAAATTGAAGACTCacgatgatgcatttgatatTTCTGTTAAGGGGGTTCTTGAAAGAGTTGACACAATTGGAAAGGACATGAGGGAAGGGAAGAATACTAGTTTTGATTTTGCAGAAAAGGTGAGTTGGAAGTACAATTTGTTTGGGATAGTGGGAGAACATGAATGGGATCCTTTCTTTGAAGGCCAGGATTTAAAAGGCTAG
- the LOC112165903 gene encoding PGR5-like protein 1B, chloroplastic, protein MAGTGASFAPHHLIGSTVPESSRTLRTGAPFSARISASGSHLATTPDDPAAGPSCIYVGPIETASKETLEALYRQARDAYYSGDPLIVDDMFDRVELKLRWYGSKCVVKYPRCSLRRQSAYSDAEADVSQVFALASIWILILAFGTGSFLMPILYTAGLAYQNAFSPGLSYVNPAASLSMLNSILFMIVGSVVGLPIASASVKVLEGLWTNDLMALKGVCPNCGEEVFAFVKSDQSNNSPHRANCHVCECLLEFRTKAEKSLSPLGRRWVYGRIYLVSRKGGGRLQRRD, encoded by the exons ATGGCGGGCACGGGCGCCTCCTTCGCCCCCCACCACTTGATCGGGTCCACCGTCCCCGAAAGTTCCAGAACCCTCCGAACCGGAGCACCATTCTCCGCTCGTATCTCCGCCAGCGGCAGCCACCTCGCCACCACTCCCGACGACCCCGCCGCCGGCCCCTCCTGCATCTACGTCGGCCCAATCGAAACCGCCAGCAAAGAAACCCTCGAAGCCCTCTACCGTCAA GCACGTGATGCGTACTACAGTGGCGACCCTTTGATAGTTGATGACATGTTTGATAGAGTAGAG TTGAAGTTGAGATGGTACGGTTCGAAATGCGTGGTGAAATACCCCCGTTGCAGTCTCCGGCGACAGTCGGCTTACTCCGATGCTGAG GCAGACGTATCACAGGTTTTTGCATTAGCGAGCATATGGATACTCATTCTTGCGTTTGGCACTGGATCGTTTCTCATGCCCATATTATACACTGCTGGCCTAGCTTATCAAAATGCATTCAGTCCAGGACTTTCTTATGTAAATCCAGCAGCTAGTCTTTCCATGCTGAATAGCATTCTCTTTATGATAGTCGGTTCTGTCGTTGGTCTCCCTATTGCATCTGCTTCGG TTAAAGTACTTGAAGGCCTATGGACGAACGACTTGATGGCACTGAAAGGGGTGTGCCCAAACTGTGGGGAGGAG GTGTTTGCATTTGTGAAATCGGATCAGTCTAATAACTCCCCACATAGAGCAAATTGTCATGTATGTGAATGCTTGTTAGAATTCCGCACCAAGGCTGAG AAATCCCTTTCACCTCTGGGTAGAAGATGGGTTTATGGACGTATCTATCTTGTTTCAAGAAAAGGTGGAGGTCGACTTCAAAGAAGGGATTGA
- the LOC112165904 gene encoding respirasome Complex Assembly Factor 1, with the protein MKEAKANGQYQQHQNGGAHLSPFKFAKLFDPEASWDKDQLGDVLHWIRQGMALVCGMLWGAVPLVGGIWFILFLLLSTGIIYGYYAMILKVDEEEFGGHGALLQEGLFASVTLFLLAWVLVYSLGHF; encoded by the exons ATGAAAGAAGCGAAAGCCAACGGTCAGTACCAGCAGCACCAGAACGGCGGTGCCCACTTGTCGCCGTTCAAATTCGCCAAGTTGTTCGATCCAGAAGCTTCCTGGGACAAG GATCAATTGGGAGATGTCTTGCATTGGATTCGACAAGGCATGGCCCTTGTGTGTGGGATGCTATGGGGTGCGGTACCCTTGGTAGGAGGCATATGGTTCATCCT TTTTCTCTTGTTATCCACTGGGATTATATATGGCTACTATGCGATGATACTGAAGGTTGATGAAGAAGAATTTGGCGGTCATGGAGCTCTCCTCCAAGAGGGACTTTTTGCATCCGTAACTCTTTTTCTG CTTGCATGGGTTCTAGTATACAGCTTGGGACACTTCTGA